The following proteins are encoded in a genomic region of Streptococcus equi subsp. equi:
- the hom gene encoding homoserine dehydrogenase gives MSVKVALLGFGTVASGIPLLLENNSSKIRAVVGDDLVIAKVLVRDETTKKRLLDQGYSYQFVTSIDDIVDDESIDMVVELMGRIEPAKTFISRALSAGKPVVTANKDLIALYGGELSTLAAKHQVALYYEAAVAGGIPILRALADSFASDKLTRLLGVLNGTTNFMLTKMIDEGWTYERALQKAQELGYAESDPTNDVKGIDAAYKVAILSQFAFGMTIDFEAISYSGIDKVRVEDVTVAQKLGYVIKLVGLLEETASGLNAEVSPVFLPKTHPLAAVDGVMNAVYIESIGVGQAMFYGPGAGQMPTATAVVADMIQTACTLRDHTVSVFNRFATKTRLAKSEDIMSPYYFAIQATNKFGQLLELTRLCDVCGIRVEQLLSDEIDSDRLDFVMITHEMSKKELACFTALLQDHQDFRMLSTFKILGD, from the coding sequence ATGTCAGTTAAGGTTGCATTATTAGGCTTTGGGACTGTTGCTAGTGGCATTCCCTTGCTATTAGAAAACAATAGTAGCAAGATTCGTGCAGTGGTAGGTGATGATTTGGTGATTGCAAAGGTTCTGGTTAGAGATGAGACCACTAAGAAGCGTTTGTTGGATCAAGGCTATTCCTACCAATTTGTGACCTCCATTGATGATATTGTTGATGATGAGAGCATTGATATGGTGGTCGAATTAATGGGTCGTATCGAGCCTGCAAAGACCTTTATCTCGCGTGCTCTATCAGCCGGAAAGCCTGTTGTGACTGCTAATAAGGATTTGATAGCCTTGTACGGAGGAGAGCTCTCGACTTTGGCAGCTAAGCATCAGGTAGCTTTGTACTACGAGGCTGCTGTTGCTGGTGGTATTCCAATACTAAGAGCTTTGGCTGATTCCTTTGCCTCAGATAAGCTGACGCGTCTGCTCGGTGTGCTCAATGGAACAACTAATTTCATGTTAACCAAGATGATTGATGAGGGCTGGACCTATGAAAGGGCCCTGCAAAAAGCGCAGGAGCTGGGCTATGCTGAAAGTGATCCGACTAATGATGTGAAAGGGATCGATGCAGCTTACAAGGTTGCTATTCTTAGTCAGTTTGCTTTTGGAATGACCATTGACTTTGAGGCTATTAGCTATTCAGGGATTGATAAGGTTCGAGTAGAAGATGTGACAGTAGCGCAGAAGCTGGGCTATGTGATCAAATTAGTTGGTCTACTTGAAGAGACGGCTTCTGGGCTTAACGCAGAGGTATCCCCAGTCTTTTTACCAAAGACACACCCGTTGGCTGCTGTAGACGGTGTGATGAATGCTGTTTATATCGAGTCAATTGGGGTTGGGCAGGCTATGTTTTATGGTCCAGGTGCCGGTCAAATGCCAACAGCTACAGCTGTTGTGGCAGATATGATTCAGACTGCCTGCACCTTACGTGACCATACAGTCTCAGTCTTTAATCGTTTTGCTACAAAAACTAGACTAGCTAAGTCTGAGGATATTATGAGTCCCTATTACTTTGCTATTCAAGCAACTAATAAGTTTGGTCAGCTACTAGAGCTAACAAGGCTATGTGATGTTTGTGGCATTAGAGTTGAGCAGCTGTTATCAGATGAGATAGATAGTGACAGGTTAGACTTTGTGATGATTACTCATGAGATGAGCAAAAAGGAGCTTGCTTGCTTTACAGCGCTACTACAGGATCATCAGGATTTCCGTATGTTAAGTACATTTAAGATTTTAGGAGATTGA
- the thrB gene encoding homoserine kinase has translation MKIRVPATSANLGPGFDSMGIAVSKYLEVDILEERDQWFIEHDLGDIPNDDSNLLIQTALRLAPNIPAHRLKMTSDIPLARGLGSSSSVIVAGIELANQLGHLNLTDDRKLAIATRIEGHPDNVAPAIFGQLVIASQIGKDVDYIIAPFPDLSLVCFIPDYELKTSDSRDVLPKQLSYKQAVAASSVANLAIAALLTGNLKKAGRAIENDQFHEIYRQRLVREFQPIKRAAAANGAYATYLSGAGPAIMVMCPNKKKMAIYEAIEQLGLIGQLVSLELDRQGLCLV, from the coding sequence ATGAAGATACGCGTACCTGCAACCTCGGCTAATTTGGGACCTGGATTTGACTCAATGGGGATTGCTGTTTCAAAATACCTAGAAGTTGACATTTTAGAAGAACGTGACCAATGGTTTATTGAGCATGATTTGGGTGATATTCCAAATGATGATAGCAACTTACTTATCCAAACAGCCCTTAGGCTAGCACCAAATATTCCAGCACATCGTCTAAAGATGACGTCTGATATTCCATTGGCACGTGGCTTGGGATCGTCCTCCTCGGTGATTGTCGCTGGTATTGAATTAGCTAATCAGCTAGGGCATTTAAACCTAACAGACGACCGTAAATTGGCCATAGCAACTCGTATTGAGGGGCACCCTGATAATGTAGCTCCAGCGATTTTTGGTCAATTGGTAATTGCTTCACAGATTGGTAAGGACGTGGATTACATCATTGCGCCTTTTCCTGACCTTTCTTTGGTTTGTTTTATTCCTGATTATGAGCTGAAAACCTCTGATTCCAGAGATGTATTGCCCAAGCAGCTATCGTATAAGCAGGCAGTGGCTGCTTCCTCAGTTGCTAATCTTGCTATAGCTGCGCTATTGACCGGTAATTTGAAAAAGGCCGGTCGGGCGATTGAAAATGACCAATTCCACGAAATCTACCGGCAAAGATTAGTCAGAGAGTTCCAGCCGATTAAGCGAGCTGCAGCAGCTAATGGTGCTTATGCAACCTACTTATCCGGTGCAGGGCCTGCTATTATGGTTATGTGTCCCAATAAGAAAAAAATGGCGATTTATGAGGCCATCGAGCAGCTAGGTCTAATTGGTCAGTTGGTGTCTCTAGAGCTGGATCGTCAGGGGCTGTGTCTTGTCTAG
- the fgs gene encoding folypolyglutamate synthase, protein MNYQETLDWIHGQERFGIKPGVKRMRWVLEQLGNPQDRIRGIHVVGTNGKGSTVNDLQHIFTRAGYEVGTFTSPYIMDFKERICLNGEMISETDLVKAANCIRPLTDRLISETSLGPATVFELITLIMFLYFGESHPVDIAIIEAGLGGLYDSTNVFQAMAVVCPSIGLDHQAILGDTYADIAYQKAGVLKGGEDLIFAIDNKEARQVFLKKAEQLGVPIWEWRRQFNMLQGEGGYQFNSQLGQLSHLVLAMPGQHQVANAGLATMTSLILQDRYPKVTESVIREALASSFWLGRTELLAPNLMIDGAHNNESIAALIDVISSDYQDKQIHILFGAIDTKPVSDMLQSLERLGDVQVTSFHYPNAYPLEAYPDRLTKVADFRAFLDRLEQAAADDFFLITGSLYFISEVRQYWKKVLSK, encoded by the coding sequence ATGAATTATCAAGAAACATTAGACTGGATTCATGGTCAGGAAAGATTTGGGATCAAGCCAGGTGTAAAACGCATGCGTTGGGTGCTTGAGCAGCTAGGTAATCCTCAAGATAGGATTAGAGGAATCCATGTGGTCGGCACAAATGGTAAGGGATCGACGGTCAATGACCTACAGCATATTTTTACTAGAGCAGGCTATGAGGTTGGAACCTTTACCTCGCCTTATATCATGGATTTTAAGGAACGTATCTGTCTCAATGGTGAGATGATCTCAGAGACTGACCTTGTTAAGGCTGCTAATTGTATTCGTCCACTAACGGATCGCCTTATCAGTGAGACAAGTTTGGGTCCTGCAACAGTCTTTGAGCTGATCACTCTGATCATGTTTCTTTATTTTGGTGAGAGTCACCCGGTTGATATTGCTATTATCGAGGCAGGATTAGGGGGGCTTTATGACTCCACTAATGTGTTTCAGGCGATGGCTGTGGTTTGCCCGTCTATTGGTCTTGATCATCAAGCTATTTTAGGTGATACCTATGCTGACATTGCCTATCAAAAAGCCGGTGTGCTAAAGGGTGGTGAAGACCTTATTTTTGCCATTGATAACAAAGAGGCCAGACAGGTTTTTCTAAAAAAAGCAGAGCAGCTTGGCGTGCCTATTTGGGAATGGCGTCGACAGTTCAACATGCTACAGGGTGAAGGTGGTTATCAATTTAACAGTCAGCTTGGTCAGCTGTCTCATCTAGTGCTTGCAATGCCTGGTCAGCATCAGGTAGCCAATGCAGGCCTAGCCACTATGACAAGCTTGATATTACAGGATCGGTACCCAAAGGTAACTGAGTCTGTTATTAGAGAGGCTCTGGCAAGCAGCTTTTGGTTGGGACGAACAGAATTGTTGGCACCCAACCTGATGATTGATGGTGCTCATAATAATGAAAGCATTGCCGCCCTGATTGATGTGATATCATCAGACTATCAGGATAAGCAGATTCATATTCTATTTGGTGCCATTGATACCAAGCCTGTCTCAGATATGCTGCAGAGTCTGGAGCGTCTTGGAGATGTGCAAGTAACAAGCTTTCACTATCCCAATGCCTATCCTTTGGAGGCTTATCCAGATAGGCTAACAAAAGTAGCAGATTTTAGAGCATTTTTAGACCGGCTTGAGCAAGCAGCTGCTGATGATTTTTTCCTGATTACAGGCTCTCTTTACTTCATCTCAGAGGTCAGGCAGTATTGGAAAAAGGTATTAAGCAAGTAA
- the folE gene encoding GTP cyclohydrolase I: MLSHINSSNKINQLKRGKPLPINQKKAEAAIYQLLEAIGEDPNREGLRDTPKRVAKMYLEMLSGLEQDAKDEFTAVFTEHHDDLVIVKDISFYSMCEHHLVPFYGKAHIAYLPSDGRVTGLSKLARAVEVTSKRPQLQERLTAQIANALVDALQPKGVFVMVEAEHMCMTMRGVKKPGSKTITTTARGIYKDSRDDRREVMQLIMEG; encoded by the coding sequence ATGCTTTCTCACATCAACTCATCAAACAAGATTAATCAACTAAAAAGGGGAAAACCATTGCCAATCAATCAAAAAAAAGCAGAAGCCGCTATCTATCAATTATTAGAAGCTATCGGTGAGGATCCAAACCGAGAAGGGCTACGAGATACCCCAAAGCGTGTTGCCAAGATGTATCTAGAAATGCTCTCAGGGCTGGAACAGGACGCTAAGGATGAATTTACAGCTGTTTTTACAGAGCATCACGACGATTTGGTGATTGTTAAGGATATTAGCTTTTATTCCATGTGTGAGCACCATCTGGTGCCATTTTATGGTAAGGCGCATATTGCTTATTTGCCTAGTGATGGGCGTGTGACAGGCTTGAGTAAGCTGGCAAGGGCAGTTGAGGTGACGAGCAAAAGACCTCAGCTGCAGGAGCGTTTGACAGCTCAGATTGCTAATGCTCTTGTTGATGCCTTGCAGCCCAAAGGGGTTTTTGTTATGGTAGAAGCAGAGCATATGTGCATGACCATGCGAGGTGTCAAAAAGCCAGGCAGTAAGACCATTACGACAACTGCTAGAGGGATTTACAAGGATAGTAGAGACGACAGGCGTGAGGTTATGCAATTAATCATGGAGGGCTAG